In Streptomyces nodosus, one DNA window encodes the following:
- a CDS encoding bifunctional riboflavin kinase/FAD synthetase has protein sequence MQRWRGLEDIPQDWGRSVVTIGSYDGVHRGHQLIIRHAVERARELGVPSVVVTFDPHPSEVVRPGSHPPLLAAHHRRAELMAGLGVDAVLVLPFTVEFSRLSAADFVVKVLVDKLHAKAVVEGPNFRFGHKATGNVEFLAEQGKTYDFEVEVVDLFVTGEAGGGEPFSSTLTRRLIAEGDVAGAREILGRPHRVEGVVVRGAQRGRELGFPTANVETLPHTAIPADGVYAGWLHVEGEAMPAAISVGTNPQFDGTERTVEAYAIDRVGLDLYGLHVGVDFLAYVRGQARFESLEALLEQMADDVKRCRELVAADED, from the coding sequence GTGCAGCGCTGGCGAGGCTTGGAGGACATCCCCCAGGACTGGGGGCGCAGCGTCGTCACCATCGGGTCCTACGACGGGGTCCACCGCGGGCACCAGCTGATCATCCGGCATGCCGTGGAACGCGCCCGTGAGCTGGGCGTTCCCTCCGTCGTCGTCACCTTCGACCCGCACCCCAGCGAGGTCGTGCGCCCCGGCAGCCACCCGCCGCTGCTCGCCGCCCACCACCGCCGTGCCGAGCTGATGGCCGGCCTGGGCGTCGACGCGGTCCTGGTCCTGCCCTTCACCGTCGAGTTCTCCCGGCTCTCGGCCGCCGACTTCGTGGTCAAGGTCCTGGTGGACAAGCTGCACGCCAAGGCCGTCGTCGAGGGCCCGAACTTCCGCTTCGGCCACAAGGCCACCGGGAACGTGGAGTTCCTGGCCGAGCAGGGCAAGACCTATGACTTCGAGGTCGAGGTGGTGGACCTCTTCGTGACCGGCGAGGCGGGCGGCGGCGAGCCCTTCTCCTCCACCCTGACCCGGCGGCTGATCGCCGAGGGCGATGTCGCGGGCGCGCGCGAGATCCTCGGACGTCCGCACCGGGTCGAGGGCGTGGTGGTGCGCGGAGCCCAGCGCGGGCGCGAGCTCGGCTTCCCGACCGCCAATGTCGAGACCCTTCCGCACACCGCGATCCCGGCCGACGGCGTCTACGCCGGCTGGCTGCACGTCGAGGGGGAGGCGATGCCGGCCGCGATCTCCGTCGGCACCAACCCGCAGTTCGACGGCACCGAGCGGACCGTGGAGGCGTACGCCATCGACCGGGTGGGCCTGGATCTGTACGGGCTGCACGTCGGGGTCGACTTCCTGGCGTACGTCCGGGGCCAGGCCAGGTTCGAGTCGCTGGAAGCGCTGCTGGAACAGATGGCGGACGATGTGAAGCGCTGCCGGGAGCTGGTCGCGGCCGACGAGGACTGA
- a CDS encoding aminoglycoside phosphotransferase family protein, with product MAFEPPQRLVRALGETHPEGGAEWLDRLGELVRQAAEVHGVTVERVQAPGGRSSLVLLVRQAGGTPAVLKLAPPRARPESERAALAHWGGSGAVRLLDSGSEQGVLLLERLHPELSVRSLPEAKALLEAAGTLRRLWVEPPSGHSFETVAVRTERQARAMRAEAERDAALTPLVDAALAAREALLAAPPEERLLHGTFRQSKVLAGERLPWLAVGPDPVVGECAFDLARLVRDRVEDLIAAPSGASITRRRVKWLAESLELDQERLRGWTLFRAVESGIRAHRVGRAQDAELLLEFATWL from the coding sequence ATGGCTTTCGAACCGCCGCAGCGCCTCGTCAGGGCGCTCGGCGAGACGCACCCGGAGGGCGGCGCCGAGTGGCTGGACCGGCTCGGGGAGCTGGTCCGGCAGGCCGCCGAGGTGCACGGGGTGACCGTGGAGCGGGTGCAGGCGCCGGGCGGTCGCAGCAGTCTGGTGCTGCTGGTGCGGCAGGCCGGCGGAACCCCCGCCGTGCTGAAACTGGCGCCGCCCCGGGCCCGGCCGGAGAGCGAGCGCGCCGCGCTGGCGCACTGGGGCGGCTCCGGCGCCGTACGCCTCCTGGACTCCGGCTCCGAGCAGGGCGTACTGCTGCTCGAACGGCTGCACCCGGAGCTGTCCGTGCGGTCGCTGCCGGAGGCCAAGGCCCTGCTGGAGGCGGCCGGGACGCTGCGCAGGCTGTGGGTGGAACCGCCGTCCGGTCACTCCTTCGAGACGGTGGCCGTGCGGACCGAGCGACAGGCCCGGGCGATGCGGGCCGAGGCGGAACGGGACGCCGCGCTCACCCCGCTGGTCGACGCGGCGCTCGCGGCCCGTGAGGCACTGCTGGCCGCCCCGCCCGAGGAGCGACTGCTGCACGGGACCTTCCGGCAGAGCAAGGTGCTCGCCGGGGAGCGGCTGCCGTGGCTGGCGGTGGGTCCGGATCCGGTGGTCGGCGAGTGCGCCTTCGATCTGGCGCGGCTGGTGCGGGACCGGGTGGAGGACCTGATCGCGGCGCCCTCCGGGGCGTCGATCACCCGCCGCCGGGTGAAGTGGCTCGCGGAGTCGCTGGAACTCGACCAGGAACGGCTGCGCGGCTGGACGCTCTTCCGGGCGGTCGAGTCCGGCATACGGGCCCACCGGGTCGGCCGCGCCCAGGACGCGGAACTACTGCTGGAGTTCGCCACCTGGCTGTGA
- a CDS encoding ferritin-like domain-containing protein yields the protein MSTTTSTPGTATGSTRAESAELTAVRAALRAEHAAVYGYGVVGGRIERARRQEARDAYDAHRARRDELARAVRDLGGSPDAAAAGYALPFTVDDSAAAVRLAAELEERVAAVYSDLVRASTDARRSLATAALREAAVRAVRWSGESVAFPGLAERAAAVPSTSATPRT from the coding sequence GTGAGCACGACCACCAGCACACCGGGCACGGCCACCGGTTCGACGCGGGCCGAGAGCGCGGAACTCACGGCGGTACGGGCCGCGCTGCGCGCCGAGCACGCCGCGGTCTACGGCTACGGCGTCGTCGGCGGCCGGATCGAGCGGGCCCGCCGGCAGGAGGCCCGGGACGCCTACGACGCGCACCGCGCGCGACGGGACGAACTGGCCCGCGCCGTACGGGATCTGGGCGGCAGCCCGGACGCCGCCGCGGCGGGTTACGCGCTTCCCTTCACGGTCGACGACTCCGCCGCCGCCGTGCGGCTGGCCGCCGAACTGGAGGAGCGGGTGGCCGCGGTGTACTCCGACCTCGTCCGCGCCTCGACGGACGCCAGGCGGAGCCTCGCCACCGCCGCGCTGCGGGAGGCAGCGGTGCGGGCGGTGCGCTGGAGCGGTGAGAGCGTAGCCTTCCCTGGTCTCGCCGAGCGGGCGGCGGCCGTCCCCAGCACGTCGGCGACACCACGGACCTGA
- the rimP gene encoding ribosome maturation factor RimP has translation MSTTQSERLRELLEPLVKSQGLDLEEIVVESVGRKRVLRVVVDSDTGADLDQIADVSRALSAKLDESDAMGQGAYDLEVGTPGAERLLEEHRHFARAVDRLVRFQLAEDGELVARILTVDDEGLDLEVPGVKGRKATTRRLLFPEITRARVQVEFNRKDKKDMTEEEEA, from the coding sequence ATGAGCACCACCCAGAGCGAGAGGCTGCGAGAGCTGCTGGAACCGCTCGTGAAATCCCAGGGACTCGATCTCGAAGAGATCGTCGTGGAATCCGTCGGACGCAAGCGGGTGCTGCGCGTCGTCGTCGACTCCGACACGGGAGCCGACCTGGATCAGATCGCCGATGTGAGCCGTGCGCTCTCGGCGAAGCTCGACGAGAGCGACGCGATGGGCCAGGGCGCGTACGACCTGGAGGTCGGAACCCCGGGCGCGGAACGCCTTCTCGAGGAACACCGTCACTTCGCACGGGCCGTCGACCGGCTCGTGCGGTTCCAGCTGGCCGAGGACGGCGAACTGGTCGCCAGGATCCTGACGGTGGACGACGAGGGCCTCGATCTGGAGGTGCCCGGCGTGAAGGGCCGCAAGGCCACCACCCGCAGGCTCCTGTTCCCGGAGATCACCAGGGCGCGCGTGCAGGTCGAGTTCAACCGCAAGGACAAGAAGGACATGACGGAAGAGGAGGAGGCGTAG
- the rbfA gene encoding 30S ribosome-binding factor RbfA — MADNARAKRLADLIREVVAQKLQRGIKDPRLGTHITITDTRVTGDLREATVFYTVYGDEEDRKAAAAGLESAKGILRSEVGRAAGVKFTPTLAFVADALPDNARTIEDLLDKARASDEKVRETATGASYAGEADPYKKPESTDETDDSTE; from the coding sequence GTGGCCGACAACGCGCGGGCGAAGAGGCTGGCGGACCTCATCCGGGAGGTGGTGGCCCAGAAGCTGCAGCGCGGGATCAAGGACCCGCGGCTCGGCACGCACATCACCATCACGGACACCCGGGTGACGGGCGATCTGCGGGAGGCGACCGTCTTCTACACGGTGTACGGGGACGAGGAGGACCGCAAGGCCGCGGCCGCCGGTCTGGAGAGCGCCAAGGGCATCCTGCGCTCCGAGGTCGGACGCGCCGCCGGGGTGAAGTTCACCCCGACCCTGGCGTTCGTCGCGGACGCCCTGCCCGACAACGCCCGGACCATCGAGGACCTCCTCGACAAGGCGCGCGCCTCCGACGAGAAGGTCCGCGAGACGGCCACCGGCGCCTCGTACGCCGGTGAAGCCGACCCGTACAAGAAGCCTGAGTCCACCGACGAGACGGACGACAGCACCGAATGA
- the infB gene encoding translation initiation factor IF-2, with protein MAKVRVYELAKEFGVESKVVMAKLQELGEFVRSASSTIEAPVVRKLTDALQQGNGGGAKPAAPRKATPARPAPSPAQAARPAAPRPAAPKPPAAERPAAPAPGPRPTPGPKPAPRPAPVSPAPSTPEFTAPPSAPAAQTPRPGARPGPGGPKPGARPAAPGQGQGGGQGARSGGPRQGGQGARPGGRPAGPRPGNNPFTSGGSTGMARPPRPGAPRPGAPGAPGGPRPQAAGQGGPRPGGASGGPRPQAPGGPRPTPGSMPRPQGGPRPGGGPAGPRPNPGMMPQRPAAGPRPGPGGRGPAGAGRPGGGGGGRPGGGGGFAGRPGGGGGAGRPGGGGGFAGRPGGGGPGGGGGFGGGGGGRPGFGGRPGGPGGRGGTQGAFGRPGGPARRGRKSKRQRRQEYEAMQAPSVGGVMLPRGNGETIRMSRGASLTDFAEKINANPASLVAVMMNLGEMVTATQSVSDETLQILAGEMNYTIQIVSPEEEDRELLESFDLEFGEDEGSEEDLVVRPPVVTVMGHVDHGKTRLLDAIRKTNVVAGEAGGITQHIGAYQVATEVNGQDRAITFIDTPGHEAFTAMRARGAKSTDIAILVVAANDGVMPQTVEALNHAKAADVPIVVAVNKIDVEGADPTKVRGQLTEYGLVAEEYGGDTMFVDISAKQGLHIDSLLEAVVLTADAALDLRANPDQDAQGISIESRLDRGRGAVATVLVQRGTLRVGDTMVVGDAYGRVRAMLDDNGNNVAEAGPSTPVQVLGLTNVPGAGDNFIVVDEDRTARQIAEKRAARERNAAFAKRTRRVSLEDLDKVLKAGEVQQLNLIIKGDASGSVEALESSLLQLDVGEEVDIRVLHRGVGAVTESDVDLAMGSDAIVIGFNVRAAGRAAQMAEREGVDVRYYSVIYQAIEEIEAALKGMLKPEYEEVELGTAEIREVFKSSKLGNIAGVLIRSGEVRRNTKARLIRDGKVVAENLNIEGLRRFKDDVTEIREGFEGGINLGNFNDIKVDDVIATYEMREKPRA; from the coding sequence GTGGCTAAGGTCCGGGTCTACGAACTCGCCAAGGAGTTCGGTGTGGAGAGCAAGGTCGTCATGGCCAAGCTCCAGGAACTCGGTGAATTCGTCCGTTCGGCGTCCTCCACGATTGAGGCGCCCGTAGTACGCAAGCTGACCGACGCCTTGCAGCAGGGCAACGGCGGTGGCGCAAAGCCCGCCGCCCCGCGCAAGGCCACGCCGGCCAGGCCGGCACCCTCCCCGGCGCAGGCGGCCCGCCCGGCCGCCCCGCGCCCGGCGGCCCCCAAGCCCCCGGCGGCCGAGCGGCCCGCCGCACCGGCTCCGGGTCCGCGTCCCACGCCGGGCCCCAAGCCCGCACCGCGGCCCGCCCCGGTGTCCCCGGCCCCGAGCACGCCCGAGTTCACGGCACCGCCGTCGGCTCCGGCTGCCCAGACCCCGCGTCCGGGTGCCCGTCCCGGCCCCGGCGGCCCGAAGCCCGGCGCACGTCCGGCCGCGCCCGGCCAGGGGCAGGGCGGTGGCCAGGGTGCACGGTCCGGCGGTCCTCGTCAGGGCGGCCAGGGCGCGCGTCCTGGTGGTCGTCCGGCGGGTCCCCGTCCGGGTAACAACCCCTTCACCTCCGGTGGCTCCACCGGTATGGCGCGTCCGCCCCGTCCGGGAGCCCCGCGTCCGGGTGCGCCCGGCGCGCCCGGTGGTCCTCGTCCGCAGGCCGCGGGCCAGGGCGGTCCCCGTCCGGGCGGCGCGTCCGGCGGTCCTCGTCCGCAGGCTCCGGGCGGCCCCAGGCCGACCCCGGGTTCCATGCCCCGTCCGCAGGGCGGTCCGCGTCCCGGTGGTGGCCCCGCCGGTCCGCGTCCGAACCCCGGCATGATGCCGCAGCGTCCCGCTGCCGGCCCGCGTCCCGGCCCCGGCGGCCGTGGTCCGGCCGGTGCCGGTCGTCCCGGTGGCGGCGGTGGCGGTCGTCCGGGCGGTGGCGGCGGTTTCGCCGGTCGTCCGGGCGGTGGCGGCGGTGCCGGTCGTCCCGGTGGCGGCGGCGGTTTCGCCGGTCGTCCCGGTGGCGGCGGTCCCGGTGGTGGTGGCGGCTTCGGCGGTGGCGGCGGTGGCCGTCCCGGCTTCGGCGGTCGTCCCGGTGGTCCGGGTGGCCGCGGTGGCACGCAGGGTGCGTTCGGCCGTCCCGGCGGTCCGGCGCGTCGTGGCCGCAAGTCGAAGCGGCAGCGCCGTCAGGAGTACGAGGCCATGCAGGCCCCGTCGGTCGGCGGTGTGATGCTGCCTCGCGGCAACGGCGAGACCATTCGCATGTCGCGCGGTGCGTCGCTCACCGACTTCGCGGAGAAGATCAACGCCAACCCGGCGTCGCTCGTCGCGGTCATGATGAACCTGGGCGAGATGGTCACGGCCACGCAGTCCGTCTCCGACGAGACGCTGCAGATCCTCGCCGGCGAGATGAACTACACGATTCAGATCGTCAGCCCCGAGGAGGAGGACCGCGAGCTGCTCGAGTCCTTCGACCTGGAGTTCGGTGAGGACGAGGGCTCCGAGGAGGACCTGGTCGTCCGTCCGCCGGTGGTGACCGTCATGGGTCACGTCGACCACGGTAAGACCCGCCTGCTCGACGCCATCCGCAAGACGAACGTCGTCGCGGGCGAGGCCGGTGGCATCACCCAGCACATCGGTGCCTACCAGGTCGCGACCGAGGTCAACGGCCAGGACCGGGCGATCACCTTCATCGACACCCCGGGTCACGAGGCGTTCACCGCCATGCGTGCCCGTGGTGCGAAGTCCACGGACATCGCGATCCTGGTGGTCGCGGCCAACGACGGTGTGATGCCGCAGACGGTCGAGGCCCTGAACCACGCCAAGGCGGCCGACGTGCCGATCGTGGTCGCGGTCAACAAGATCGACGTCGAGGGCGCGGACCCGACCAAGGTGCGCGGTCAGCTGACCGAGTACGGCCTGGTGGCCGAGGAGTACGGCGGCGACACGATGTTCGTCGACATCTCCGCCAAGCAGGGTCTGCACATCGACAGCCTGCTGGAGGCCGTCGTCCTCACCGCCGACGCCGCCCTGGACCTCCGGGCCAACCCGGACCAGGACGCGCAGGGCATCTCGATCGAGTCCCGTCTCGACCGCGGCCGTGGTGCCGTGGCGACGGTCCTCGTCCAGCGAGGCACCCTGCGGGTCGGCGACACCATGGTGGTCGGCGACGCGTACGGCCGTGTCCGGGCGATGCTCGACGACAACGGCAACAACGTGGCCGAGGCCGGCCCGTCGACGCCGGTGCAGGTCCTGGGTCTGACCAACGTCCCGGGTGCAGGCGACAACTTCATCGTGGTCGACGAGGACCGTACGGCCCGCCAGATCGCCGAGAAGCGTGCCGCCCGCGAGCGGAACGCGGCGTTCGCCAAGCGCACGCGCCGTGTGTCGCTGGAGGACCTGGACAAGGTGCTGAAGGCCGGCGAGGTCCAGCAGCTGAACCTGATCATCAAGGGTGACGCCTCTGGTTCCGTCGAGGCCCTCGAGTCCTCCCTGCTCCAGCTGGACGTCGGCGAAGAGGTCGACATCCGGGTGCTGCACCGCGGCGTCGGTGCGGTCACGGAGTCGGACGTCGACCTGGCGATGGGCTCGGACGCCATCGTGATCGGCTTCAACGTCCGTGCGGCGGGCCGCGCGGCGCAGATGGCCGAGCGCGAGGGCGTGGACGTCCGGTACTACTCGGTCATCTACCAGGCGATCGAGGAGATCGAGGCGGCCCTGAAGGGCATGCTGAAGCCGGAGTACGAGGAGGTCGAGCTCGGTACGGCGGAGATCCGCGAGGTCTTCAAGTCGTCCAAGCTGGGCAACATCGCCGGTGTCCTGATCCGCTCCGGCGAGGTCAGGCGGAACACCAAGGCCCGGCTCATCCGCGACGGCAAGGTGGTCGCGGAGAACCTCAACATCGAGGGCCTGCGTCGCTTCAAGGACGACGTCACCGAGATCCGCGAAGGGTTCGAGGGCGGTATCAACCTCGGCAACTTCAACGACATCAAGGTGGACGACGTCATCGCGACGTACGAGATGCGCGAGAAGCCGCGGGCGTGA
- the nusA gene encoding transcription termination factor NusA has product MDIDMSALRGLVREKEISFDLLVEAIEAALLIAYHRTEGSRRHARVELNRETGHVTVWAKEDPEDLEEGQEAREFDDTPSGFGRIAATTAKQVILQRLRDAEDDATLGEYAGREGDIVTGVVQQGRDPKNVLVDIGKLEAILPVQEQVPGETYEHGKRIRSYVVRVAKGVRGPSVTLSRTHPNLVKKLFALEVPEIADGSVEIAAIAREAGHRTKIAVRSTRSGLNAKGACIGPMGGRVRNVMGELSGEKIDIVDWSDDPAEMVANALSPARVSKVEVVDFAARSARVTVPDYQLSLAIGKEGQNARLAARLTGWRIDIRPDTEQPAERRD; this is encoded by the coding sequence GTGGACATCGACATGAGTGCCCTGCGGGGCTTGGTGCGGGAGAAGGAGATCTCCTTCGACCTGCTGGTCGAGGCGATCGAGGCGGCCCTCCTCATCGCCTACCACCGCACCGAGGGAAGCCGCCGCCACGCGCGCGTGGAGCTCAACCGGGAGACCGGCCATGTGACCGTGTGGGCGAAGGAGGACCCCGAGGATCTGGAGGAGGGGCAGGAGGCACGCGAGTTCGACGACACTCCGTCGGGCTTCGGCCGTATCGCCGCCACCACCGCCAAGCAGGTCATTCTGCAGCGTCTGCGGGACGCCGAGGACGACGCGACGCTCGGCGAGTACGCGGGCCGTGAGGGCGACATCGTCACCGGTGTGGTCCAGCAGGGCCGCGACCCGAAGAACGTGCTGGTGGACATCGGCAAGCTGGAGGCCATCCTGCCGGTGCAGGAGCAGGTGCCAGGGGAGACGTACGAGCACGGCAAGCGCATCCGCTCGTATGTCGTCCGGGTGGCCAAGGGGGTGCGCGGCCCGTCCGTGACCCTCTCCCGCACCCACCCCAATCTGGTGAAGAAGCTCTTCGCGCTGGAGGTGCCGGAGATCGCCGACGGGTCCGTCGAGATCGCCGCGATCGCCCGTGAGGCCGGTCACCGTACGAAGATCGCGGTGCGGTCCACCCGATCGGGCCTGAACGCCAAGGGCGCCTGCATCGGCCCGATGGGCGGCCGGGTGCGCAATGTGATGGGCGAGCTCAGCGGCGAGAAGATCGACATCGTCGACTGGTCGGACGACCCGGCCGAGATGGTGGCGAACGCCCTCTCCCCGGCCCGTGTCTCCAAGGTGGAGGTCGTGGACTTCGCGGCCCGCTCCGCACGGGTGACCGTGCCCGACTACCAGCTGTCGCTGGCGATCGGCAAGGAGGGGCAGAACGCCCGTCTGGCGGCCCGGCTGACCGGCTGGCGGATCGATATCCGGCCCGACACGGAGCAGCCCGCCGAGAGGCGGGACTGA
- the truB gene encoding tRNA pseudouridine(55) synthase TruB, producing MTQQHTPPDGLVIVDKPSGFTSHDVVAKMRGIARTRRVGHAGTLDPMATGVLVLGVERATKLLGHLALTEKEYVGTVRLGQNTVTDDAEGEIISSTDASEVTRDLIDAGIAKLTGDILQVPSKVSAIKINGVRSYKRARDGEDFEIPARPVTVSSFALYDVREAVAEDGTPVLDLLVSVVCSSGTYIRALARDLGADLGVGGHLTALRRTRVGPYKLESARTLDQLQEELTVMPVAEAAVAAFPRWDLDAKRVRLLANGVRLEMPDLYAGRGPVAVFGPEGEFVALVEAQKGKARSLAVFG from the coding sequence ATGACCCAGCAGCACACCCCGCCCGACGGCCTCGTCATCGTCGACAAGCCGTCGGGCTTCACGTCGCACGACGTCGTCGCCAAGATGCGCGGGATCGCCAGGACACGGCGGGTCGGCCATGCCGGCACGCTCGACCCGATGGCGACCGGCGTGCTCGTCCTCGGCGTGGAGAGGGCCACCAAGCTTCTCGGCCACCTCGCCCTGACCGAGAAGGAGTACGTGGGGACCGTCCGGCTCGGACAGAACACCGTCACGGACGACGCCGAGGGGGAGATCATTTCCTCCACCGACGCCTCCGAGGTCACCCGGGACCTGATCGACGCCGGGATCGCCAAGCTGACCGGGGACATCCTCCAGGTGCCCTCCAAGGTCAGCGCCATCAAGATCAACGGTGTGCGCTCCTACAAGCGGGCACGTGACGGCGAGGACTTCGAGATCCCCGCCCGGCCGGTCACCGTCTCCTCCTTCGCCCTGTACGACGTGCGGGAGGCGGTCGCCGAGGACGGCACCCCGGTGCTCGACCTGCTGGTCTCCGTGGTCTGCTCCTCCGGCACCTATATCCGGGCCCTCGCCCGGGACCTGGGCGCGGACCTCGGCGTCGGCGGCCATCTCACCGCACTGCGGCGCACTCGGGTCGGGCCCTACAAGCTCGAATCCGCCCGCACGCTGGACCAGCTCCAGGAGGAGCTGACCGTGATGCCGGTCGCCGAGGCCGCCGTGGCCGCGTTCCCGCGCTGGGACCTGGACGCCAAGCGGGTCCGGCTGCTCGCCAACGGAGTGCGCCTGGAGATGCCCGACCTCTACGCCGGCCGCGGCCCCGTCGCCGTCTTCGGCCCCGAGGGCGAGTTCGTCGCGCTCGTGGAGGCCCAGAAGGGCAAGGCACGGAGCCTGGCCGTGTTCGGCTGA
- a CDS encoding YlxR family protein — MSGRTHARVRPERTCVGCRERAAKIELLRTVVDGDLCVPDPRGTLPGRGAYVHPALACLDLAVRRRAFPRALRVPGPLDTKALRRYVEQTDGC; from the coding sequence GTGTCTGGCCGGACGCATGCCCGCGTACGCCCTGAGCGCACCTGCGTGGGGTGCCGGGAGCGAGCGGCCAAGATCGAACTGCTGCGGACCGTGGTGGACGGGGATCTCTGTGTCCCCGACCCTCGCGGTACGCTGCCCGGCCGGGGTGCATATGTACACCCCGCCCTGGCCTGTCTCGACCTGGCGGTACGCCGCCGGGCGTTCCCGAGGGCGTTGCGCGTCCCGGGGCCGCTCGACACAAAGGCGTTGCGCCGGTACGTCGAGCAGACAGATGGTTGCTGA
- a CDS encoding DUF503 domain-containing protein — protein sequence MYVGTLSFDLLLGDVRSLKEKRSVVRPIVAELQRKYAVSAAEVDHMNLHRRAVIGLAAVSGDAGHLTDVLDRCERLVAGRPEVELLSARRRFHGDDD from the coding sequence ATGTATGTGGGGACTCTGTCCTTCGACCTTCTCCTCGGCGACGTACGGTCGCTGAAGGAGAAGCGCTCCGTCGTCCGCCCGATCGTCGCCGAGCTCCAGCGGAAGTACGCGGTGAGCGCCGCCGAGGTGGACCATATGAACCTTCATCGGCGGGCCGTCATCGGGCTCGCGGCGGTCTCCGGTGACGCGGGGCATCTGACCGACGTACTGGACCGGTGCGAGCGGCTGGTCGCCGGGCGCCCCGAGGTGGAGCTGCTGTCCGCGAGACGGCGCTTCCACGGCGACGACGACTGA